From a single Candidatus Hydrogenedentota bacterium genomic region:
- a CDS encoding tetratricopeptide repeat protein, translated as MPVIPAATTRKVLVAWAVLIAAGFLAAEGLTAWLARHGQILRANDYRTYLGFAADFVEKNDFPRALAQTEEAKRKARHEPAPYEVAGDIHYRLKQWDKAIVEYDRAFARNSSAAGPRLNKVWALIELGRNDEAAAFGRQAMDEGYRSPAMARFVAEACFRAGKHAEAIPYYEEALQGYPNDLYLLEHLRQCFAATGRPDRAREMSDRIADVEASINRIAASGS; from the coding sequence ATGCCAGTGATTCCGGCGGCGACAACCCGAAAAGTGCTTGTGGCATGGGCCGTGCTGATTGCGGCGGGATTTCTGGCCGCGGAGGGATTGACCGCGTGGCTGGCCCGGCATGGCCAAATTTTACGCGCCAACGACTACCGCACCTACTTGGGATTCGCTGCGGATTTCGTCGAGAAAAACGATTTTCCGCGGGCGCTCGCCCAAACCGAGGAAGCCAAACGGAAAGCCCGACATGAACCGGCCCCATACGAGGTGGCGGGCGATATCCATTATCGCCTCAAGCAATGGGACAAGGCTATCGTGGAATACGACCGCGCCTTTGCCCGCAACAGTTCCGCGGCGGGACCCCGGCTCAACAAGGTCTGGGCGCTAATCGAACTGGGCCGGAACGATGAGGCGGCGGCATTCGGACGGCAGGCCATGGACGAGGGATACCGTTCGCCGGCAATGGCCCGATTCGTGGCCGAAGCCTGTTTCCGCGCAGGAAAACACGCCGAAGCGATCCCGTATTATGAAGAGGCCCTGCAGGGTTATCCGAACGATCTATATCTGCTTGAACATCTCCGCCAGTGTTTCGCGGCGACCGGACGTCCAGACCGCGCCAGAGAGATGTCGGATCGCATTGCCGATGTCGAAGCCTCCATCAATCGCATCGCCGCCTCCGGATCATAG
- a CDS encoding exopolysaccharide biosynthesis polyprenyl glycosylphosphotransferase → MTGLVLGESARSVDRTAWVFREERQIQLLYFLTDMLMYWLALSLATLTRWDTLAQIDFLALHRDRLICLIILAAAMIMAGSYRTSCITDRFDAVYYAVLAAAIAGLVSFALTSVLTAEYRTISRRELVVSAGLGAVLIACWRYYAASVVARFQTMHRYFFILGSPINAERIAKAIANNRSGGRIEAQFVTLDALKEKVRRRKEESNPNFMPVEDAIIALEEHSHGQLDEIIEFCREHCRRTFLHPTLRDVMLFQRHHLQAIAGIPLIEVASQQAASPYLYLKRLIDLTAAATGLLAALPICMVTALAIKLTSPGPILYVQERLGRGGKPFRIYKFRSMTAGPELRNDAGHVLATENDPRITPVGRFIRKHRIDEIPQLFNVLRGDMSLIGPRPAWREFYETNRAALPLIDQRLAVRPGLTCLSHVLGTYFSEAEDRLLYDLVYINTLSLMTDLRILISTIRIVLSGKGAQ, encoded by the coding sequence TTGACGGGACTTGTTCTAGGCGAATCGGCGCGATCGGTGGATCGGACCGCATGGGTATTTCGCGAGGAACGGCAAATCCAGTTGCTGTATTTCCTTACGGATATGCTGATGTATTGGTTGGCGCTGAGTCTGGCCACCTTGACGCGGTGGGACACCCTGGCGCAGATTGATTTCCTCGCCCTTCACCGCGACAGGCTCATTTGCCTGATTATCCTGGCGGCCGCCATGATTATGGCCGGCAGTTATCGCACCTCGTGCATCACGGATCGTTTTGATGCAGTGTATTATGCCGTGCTGGCGGCGGCTATCGCCGGCTTGGTCTCTTTCGCGCTAACTTCGGTCTTGACGGCCGAGTATCGCACGATTTCCCGCCGCGAACTGGTCGTCAGCGCCGGACTCGGCGCCGTGTTAATTGCCTGCTGGCGCTATTATGCCGCATCCGTCGTCGCGCGATTTCAAACGATGCATCGGTATTTCTTCATTCTGGGAAGCCCAATCAATGCGGAGCGCATCGCCAAGGCCATCGCAAACAATCGTTCCGGCGGCCGCATCGAGGCGCAATTCGTCACGCTTGATGCGCTCAAGGAAAAAGTACGGCGTCGCAAAGAAGAATCCAACCCGAATTTCATGCCCGTGGAAGACGCCATCATCGCACTCGAAGAACACAGCCACGGACAACTCGACGAGATCATCGAATTTTGCCGGGAACATTGCCGGCGAACCTTCCTGCATCCCACCTTGCGTGACGTGATGCTGTTTCAGCGCCATCATCTCCAGGCGATCGCCGGCATTCCTTTGATCGAAGTGGCGTCGCAACAGGCCGCGTCGCCCTACCTGTACTTGAAACGCCTGATTGATCTCACGGCGGCGGCGACAGGCCTTCTCGCGGCCCTGCCGATTTGCATGGTTACGGCGCTGGCCATCAAACTGACCTCGCCCGGTCCGATTCTGTACGTTCAGGAACGACTGGGGCGGGGCGGAAAGCCCTTTCGCATCTATAAATTCCGTTCCATGACGGCGGGTCCGGAACTCCGAAATGACGCGGGGCACGTGCTTGCGACGGAAAATGATCCGCGGATTACGCCTGTCGGACGCTTCATTCGCAAGCACCGTATAGATGAAATCCCGCAATTGTTCAATGTTTTACGTGGCGACATGAGTCTGATCGGACCACGTCCGGCGTGGCGTGAATTTTACGAAACGAATCGTGCCGCGTTGCCGCTAATCGATCAACGACTGGCCGTGCGCCCCGGGCTGACGTGCCTGTCGCACGTGCTCGGCACGTATTTTTCGGAGGCGGAAGATCGCCTGTTGTACGACCTCGTATATATCAATACGCTTTCCCTCATGACGGATCTCCGGATTCTCATATCCACGATTCGGATCGTGCTTAGCGGAAAAGGCGCACAATAG
- a CDS encoding glycosyltransferase family 1 protein, with the protein MRIALDVGPITAMRTGVGNYCHYLLKHLLALGTGDVFLGFSSGSVRVELGAMAHKVRCRHFPLPTRVVYRLWDHLAWPKVDTWLGGADIYHATNYFLAPTQSARRVVTIHDLAFMAAPELCSPKISGLFARHVGRFIQEADAVIACSESTKADILKFCPVDASKVRVVYEAVDEDFSAMDRDEARQRVQAQFALAEPYILFVGTLEPRKNLPLLLKAFARIANDVPHALVLAGGTGWNAGPIFETIELLKLADRVRLLGFVRTTTDLSALYSAADAFAFPSRYEGFGLPILEAMTCGCPVVAADNSSIPEVAGGAALLCPADDEKPFAKALRAAVSDEALRARLSDAGREQAKRFSWRLCAEQTMAVYREALSA; encoded by the coding sequence ATGCGCATTGCCTTGGATGTCGGCCCGATTACGGCCATGCGCACCGGGGTTGGGAATTACTGCCATTACCTATTGAAGCATCTTCTTGCGCTGGGGACCGGTGACGTCTTTCTTGGATTTTCGTCCGGATCGGTCCGGGTCGAATTAGGCGCCATGGCGCACAAGGTACGGTGTCGTCATTTCCCATTACCGACACGCGTAGTCTACCGATTGTGGGACCATCTGGCTTGGCCGAAGGTGGACACATGGCTCGGCGGCGCGGATATCTACCATGCGACGAATTACTTCCTCGCCCCGACGCAATCGGCGCGGCGTGTGGTGACGATTCACGATCTCGCCTTCATGGCCGCGCCCGAATTGTGCAGTCCGAAAATCAGCGGCCTGTTCGCGAGGCATGTCGGGCGTTTCATCCAGGAAGCGGATGCGGTCATCGCGTGTTCGGAATCCACGAAAGCCGATATATTGAAATTCTGCCCGGTGGATGCGTCGAAGGTCAGGGTCGTGTACGAGGCGGTTGACGAGGACTTTTCGGCCATGGATCGCGACGAGGCCCGGCAACGGGTGCAGGCACAGTTTGCATTGGCGGAGCCGTATATCCTGTTTGTTGGGACTCTTGAACCCCGCAAAAACCTTCCCCTGCTGCTGAAGGCCTTCGCGCGGATTGCGAACGATGTGCCGCATGCGTTGGTTTTGGCGGGCGGCACGGGCTGGAATGCCGGGCCGATCTTCGAAACCATCGAATTGCTGAAACTAGCAGACCGCGTCCGGCTTTTGGGATTTGTGCGGACGACAACCGATCTTTCGGCGCTCTATTCGGCCGCGGACGCCTTTGCGTTTCCATCCCGGTATGAAGGTTTTGGATTGCCCATTCTCGAAGCCATGACCTGCGGATGCCCTGTGGTCGCCGCGGACAATTCCTCGATTCCTGAAGTGGCGGGCGGCGCCGCTCTGTTGTGTCCGGCGGATGACGAGAAACCATTTGCGAAGGCCTTGCGCGCGGCGGTTTCCGACGAAGCCCTCCGTGCGCGGCTTTCCGACGCGGGCCGTGAACAGGCCAAGCGTTTTTCCTGGCGTCTTTGTGCGGAACAAACAATGGCCGTCTACAGGGAGGCCCTGTCCGCTTGA
- a CDS encoding diguanylate cyclase, with protein MATNVTEFNALIVGSDAQTLLRVREHLQRAGFRVFAADNGWDALKNVKETPPDIVVSEIAMPDMDGCSLRERFMLDPGIRDIPFIFLTEDGGAERQIRALRAGVDDYIVKPCDPIVIVARVEAVLSRRRTYEELVRVDPLTRLLNRPSVEMEVREDLARLIRYRHIACLAALDVDDLAAINKEHGHPMGDLMLTCLGGIILSNVRSVDIAGRLRGEEFVLYLPETAAEGAKTLLLRILDRFVASADAIAGITTSFTAGIVEAPSGGQDWPSLYARAMKALRDAKARGRGEIVVAEMAESAV; from the coding sequence GTGGCAACAAACGTCACGGAATTCAATGCCTTGATTGTGGGCAGTGATGCCCAAACCCTTTTGCGAGTGCGGGAACATCTCCAGCGCGCGGGCTTTCGCGTGTTTGCAGCCGACAACGGGTGGGATGCACTCAAGAACGTCAAAGAAACGCCGCCCGATATCGTGGTGTCGGAAATTGCCATGCCGGACATGGACGGATGCAGTCTGCGCGAACGGTTCATGCTTGATCCGGGGATACGCGATATCCCGTTCATTTTCCTCACGGAGGACGGCGGGGCGGAACGTCAGATTCGGGCGCTTCGCGCGGGTGTGGATGACTATATTGTCAAACCGTGCGATCCCATTGTGATCGTGGCGCGGGTCGAGGCCGTTTTGTCCCGGCGGCGCACCTACGAGGAACTGGTGCGCGTGGATCCCTTGACGCGCCTGCTCAACCGTCCGAGCGTGGAGATGGAAGTGCGCGAAGATCTGGCACGGCTGATTCGATACCGGCACATCGCTTGTCTGGCGGCCTTGGATGTGGACGATCTGGCGGCCATCAACAAGGAACACGGGCATCCCATGGGCGATCTGATGTTGACCTGTCTGGGGGGCATCATTCTATCCAATGTCCGCAGCGTGGATATTGCTGGACGCCTTCGCGGCGAGGAATTTGTGCTGTATTTGCCCGAAACGGCCGCCGAAGGCGCCAAGACGCTTCTTTTGCGCATCCTCGATCGCTTCGTGGCCTCCGCCGATGCCATTGCCGGCATTACGACGAGTTTCACCGCCGGCATTGTCGAGGCGCCGTCCGGCGGGCAAGACTGGCCCAGCCTGTATGCGCGGGCCATGAAGGCGCTTCGGGACGCCAAAGCGCGGGGACGAGGTGAAATTGTCGTGGCGGAAATGGCCGAATCGGCTGTCTGA